DNA sequence from the Bombus vancouverensis nearcticus chromosome 8, iyBomVanc1_principal, whole genome shotgun sequence genome:
GTTCGCCATgccttattaaatatataagatattttACAGTACACACTCTATTCATATCTAGAGTTTACTTATTTATTCCTTTTTAATAAACTTAAATAATATAACCCAATAATCAAAGGAATGTCACTACGAATGAGGTAGCcagattttaaaaatttaatgttttatgGTAAGCAATGATTGTATCTAACAACTGGAAGACAAACTAAAGGCACTtgttaaaggaaatattttaaaagaatgtacttTATGGACAACGTTTTAGtcattgtaaatataatttcaaatatctaGTTTTGAAAAagcaaaaattttttatttagagACATATAACTAAAGTTTATCCGAGCATCTTAGGGTACCGTCTTATCAAAAGCAATTTGTATTAAAAGACTAAAAATGACACAAATGTTTGCTCACCTAGGGTAACCATAATTCGTGTAAGCCTTGCTAGTTTAGGGCTGGAATTGATATCTAGTTGTATGTTGTGTTCAAGACGTGTATTTTGATATGCTGCTTTTACTTGATCGTCTGTTATATACTGATCTTCAAGATTTATCATCTGTGTATTACGAGATAAATtgacaaatttaaaaaacatattttatgaGATCAGATTGGAATGAATCAAAAGCATAAAAGCAAAAAGTTATAACATAACAAATATGGGACATTAGCgtattacttatatttttacTATAATCAACGCAACTTATCTTCTATTTCGTTGTATAAACGTATTTGGCTTTACATTCTATTCTCTTTGTTCCCtgtatgatatttttatgatttttactgttttgtattaaaatattagaaCTGTattgaagaaaaaggaaaatgtttCAAAACATAACGCTAAATTTTTATGaaagtaaatagaaaattttaaattaaaaaataaaaccatAATTGTATAAATTCAGTACGTTTAATATGTTCAATCGAAATAACAGTCCTTGATTCCTACTCATTTATTAATGTAAATGAAGCACGTATACCTAATCACGATAATTAATCAACTAATCTCTATTAGGTACAAAAATgtcaattataaaaatagtaccCATGGCATTCGGCGGCATGATTTTATCCATTTAGTTGCTGGTGCAATGTCATTGGTACATAACATTGTGTAATTCAGTATATGTTACAATTGTGTATCCTTCGAAGCTTAAAGAGATGTATGTGATTATTAAGAATGGGAACTGTAAGTTATTTGTCCATTTTATTAGTAATTTGGTAGAGGTTTATAAGAGGTCAGGTTACATGTTGTggttattaaaaaatttgaacacTGCATGCTCTGATATAAGAAGGTAGTCCAgtcttttgaaatttaatacaaGATGTTAGAATTTGAAGTTTGTTATGTTTATGAGTAATtttaaaacgataataaaaaaacgcataaaagtaaaataaatttctttatttatgttTCCTGCAGAAGATAAAGAATCAAGCATAGCGTTTCATTTGGTGAACAATAATTcaagtttcaataatttactatttcaaataattattgTACTTTATTATTGAACAATGGGTTtgtgtacatgtatatgtacatttacatatatatacgtaaaacctgatatacatacatgtatacacatgtaaatacatatgtatatatatatacattttggTGTGCTGTATTTATGGAGGTACATTGTAATGATATTAATACTGCAGCTACTGGCATCTTTAGATTGTTATCCTTTCAATGATTTTACTAAGTTTATCATACATCATCATACAATGTAAGTTACatattaaatttccaaaatctAAAGTTATTTAGTATCTCCTGCTCTTTACAATACAGCCAGTGTACATTTATTCAACCGtcctaaaaaaagaaaaataaatattaaaattatatcacGAGTTTTtaagagtaaaaaataaaaaatatgaaagttaattcgttaaaagtaaaaatacaatagtTAAGGACACAAAAGGTAAGACAAAAACAACATTTACATTCTAGTACTTTTCAGTATGTACAGTTTGCTATAGtatatttcaaacaattttttaattattatttgtgaatctatatattcgataaaattattagtaTAAAAAATGAATGTGAATTAAATCacacattttaaataaaatacctATTGATGATTTAAAATTTTCGTTGGAAACTGTTAAGAACTGAAAAGAATACGATCGTTACCAggacaaatataaaatatgttttgaTATATTAGCCCTCACTAAAATAAAGTACACCcaaaaatatatcaatttgaaccgattttttcaaattttactttattgaTAACTAGAACAGATAACTTTCTTCCGATgaaaaattttcataaatttaaaattacgaTAATAAAATCGAAAACATTAATGCGAATTGAAACAAATCTTTTTaatgcaatttataatttaaaagtagataatattattttttaactattttctatttcattaagcagaacgatatatttttatacaaactgAAAATTCACTGCATgttttctgaaaaatattcttcactttcgtgaaaatattgaaatatattattaatacacAACATAATATTAATACACAAAACGTTATTAACAAAGCCAAATACATAAATGTTAATTAGACTaactattttcttttgtttaatAAGCTTTGTTAAAATGGgcacatataatgtaataaatttgtatttttgcaAAGTGCAAGCGAAATAAATTAGCAATTGATATCAATGGACTGCATACAATAAATGCAGAAATTACATAATAGATTCATAACTATCTGTATCACTACGTATAGTACATGCATCATCATCTCGGGGAACTTCTATATCTACGTACACAATACGAAGTGTATTCGTAAATCCTGAGCCTTGTTTCAAACCAGTAACTATTACAACTGAATCTCCAGATTTAATGAAACCGCGGCCTTTGCCGAATTTCAAACCACACTGGACGCGTACATCAACGTCTTTCACCCAATCAGCTAATGGCGCTTCTacacataaataaaaaaagtgaaataattattagaacataattatatacaaagttttcatatttaaattatatttatgctCTTATTAGAAAAGTTTTATTCTACATTACTTAGTAAACGTCATTTAGTTGGATTATTTAGTACATTTCTTTTGGATAAAAAAATTCAAGTTTAATAATAACGTTAACCATAGGAATTCAATATATTCATCACTTCTTCATTAATTCCTTTTCCtaacaatttatttatgtaaaatatatctAGTTAGCAATCTTAATTCAATCtcaaatataatgtaatatactaTTTTCTGGTTAGTACCTTCATAATAAAGGGGCAAAATGCCACGATAAAGATGTGCTTGTCGTGCAACTTGATGGAATCTAGTTACTGCTATAATTGGACAACGTGGTCTGTATTTTGCAACTATGTGCGCTGAACGGCCGGTAGTTGTGATTACTATAATAGCACTAGCTGCACATTTTACGGATacttctacagcagcgattccAATAGCATGAGTAGCATCAATTGGTGGTAATGCTTTGCGAGTAAGATCTTGGAAAATTTGTGTCTGCCAAATTACAGCCTCCGCTTCTTTACAGATGTTAGCCATTGTGCGCACACACTCCAGTGGGTAATCTCCTTTGGCAGTTTCACCtattgaaacaataaataattacatatttatgtaaatactaataaatacaaatttggtagattaattaagaaattataCATAGATGATAATTGCTTATTATGAATTAATAAtatagtaattaaataatttatacctGATAACATGACACAATCTGCACCATCAAGTATAGCATTAGCTACATCCGATGTTTCAGCTCTAGTTGCACGTGGTTTCTTCACCATAGACTCAAGCATTTGCGTAGCACAAATTACTGGTTTCCCAACTTTATTACATCTACTGATCATACATTTTTGTGCTAAGAATACTTTTTCTGGCGGTATTTCAATACCAAGATCACCACGTGCTACCATAATACCATCAGAAGCGTCGATAATTTCATCAAGATTTGTCATTCCTTGCTGATTTTCAATTTTGGATATTATTTTAATGTTCTTTCCCTTTTCACCAAGAATTGCGCGAATTTCTGATAAAGCTTTAGCATCTCTTATAAATGACGCAAAGATCATATCAACGTCTTGTTCAACACCAAATTGCAAATCAGATTTATCTTTTTCagaaacagctggcaaatctaCTGGTGATCCAGGTAGATTGACACCTTTGCGAGAACCTAACATTCCGCCATTTTCAACAGTAGTTACAATCACATCAGGATCTAAAATATTCAATACActttaattaaattgaaatcaactaaattgtatattttttaaacatagaaaaggaaagaagaatatACGTAGAGAAATGACACGTACTGACTGCGGTAACTATGAGGGAAATCAAACCATCGTCAACGTAAACGCGACTTCCAACTTTC
Encoded proteins:
- the LOC117159643 gene encoding pyruvate kinase isoform X4, producing MYKGRLFGMMTACFKMAGKPNTQVLYAQSHLDHMCALDIDSHASFVRLSGIICTIGPASRSVETLEKMIETGMNIARLNFSHGSHEYHAETISNVRKAQKNLSSRSGINVPVAIALDTKGPEIRTGLLEGGGSAEVELLKDQTFKLSTDKAYMEKGNANLVYVDYENISKVLKVGSRVYVDDGLISLIVTAVNPDVIVTTVENGGMLGSRKGVNLPGSPVDLPAVSEKDKSDLQFGVEQDVDMIFASFIRDAKALSEIRAILGEKGKNIKIISKIENQQGMTNLDEIIDASDGIMVARGDLGIEIPPEKVFLAQKCMISRCNKVGKPVICATQMLESMVKKPRATRAETSDVANAILDGADCVMLSGETAKGDYPLECVRTMANICKEAEAVIWQTQIFQDLTRKALPPIDATHAIGIAAVEVSVKCAASAIIVITTTGRSAHIVAKYRPRCPIIAVTRFHQVARQAHLYRGILPLYYEEAPLADWVKDVDVRVQCGLKFGKGRGFIKSGDSVVIVTGLKQGSGFTNTLRIVTVE
- the LOC117159643 gene encoding pyruvate kinase isoform X3 yields the protein MAGKPNTQVLYAQSHLDHMCALDIDSHASFVRLSGIICTIGPASRSVETLEKMIETGMNIARLNFSHGSHEYHAETISNVRKAQKNLSSRSGINVPVAIALDTKGPEIRTGLLEGGGSAEVELLKDQTFKLSTDKAYMEKGNANLVYVDYENISKVLKVGSRVYVDDGLISLIVTAVNPDVIVTTVENGGMLGSRKGVNLPGSPVDLPAVSEKDKSDLQFGVEQDVDMIFASFIRDAKALSEIRAILGEKGKNIKIISKIENQQGMTNLDEIIDASDGIMVARGDLGIEIPPEKVFLAQKCMISRCNKVGKPVICATQMLESMVKKPRATRAETSDVANAILDGADCVMLSGETAKGDYPLECVRTMANICKEAEAVIWQTQIFQDLTRKALPPIDATHAIGIAAVEVSVKCAASAIIVITTTGRSAHIVAKYRPRCPIIAVTRFHQVARQAHLYRGILPLYYEEAPLADWVKDVDVRVQCGLKFGKGRGFIKSGDSVVIVTGLKQGSGFTNTLRIVYVDIEVPRDDDACTIRSDTDSYESIM
- the LOC117159643 gene encoding pyruvate kinase isoform X2, with protein sequence MVWVTIYDKMAGKPNTQVLYAQSHLDHMCALDIDSHASFVRLSGIICTIGPASRSVETLEKMIETGMNIARLNFSHGSHEYHAETISNVRKAQKNLSSRSGINVPVAIALDTKGPEIRTGLLEGGGSAEVELLKDQTFKLSTDKAYMEKGNANLVYVDYENISKVLKVGSRVYVDDGLISLIVTAVNPDVIVTTVENGGMLGSRKGVNLPGSPVDLPAVSEKDKSDLQFGVEQDVDMIFASFIRDAKALSEIRAILGEKGKNIKIISKIENQQGMTNLDEIIDASDGIMVARGDLGIEIPPEKVFLAQKCMISRCNKVGKPVICATQMLESMVKKPRATRAETSDVANAILDGADCVMLSGETAKGDYPLECVRTMANICKEAEAVIWQTQIFQDLTRKALPPIDATHAIGIAAVEVSVKCAASAIIVITTTGRSAHIVAKYRPRCPIIAVTRFHQVARQAHLYRGILPLYYEEAPLADWVKDVDVRVQCGLKFGKGRGFIKSGDSVVIVTGLKQGSGFTNTLRIVYVDIEVPRDDDACTIRSDTDSYESIM
- the LOC117159643 gene encoding pyruvate kinase isoform X1; this translates as MYKGRLFGMMTACFKMAGKPNTQVLYAQSHLDHMCALDIDSHASFVRLSGIICTIGPASRSVETLEKMIETGMNIARLNFSHGSHEYHAETISNVRKAQKNLSSRSGINVPVAIALDTKGPEIRTGLLEGGGSAEVELLKDQTFKLSTDKAYMEKGNANLVYVDYENISKVLKVGSRVYVDDGLISLIVTAVNPDVIVTTVENGGMLGSRKGVNLPGSPVDLPAVSEKDKSDLQFGVEQDVDMIFASFIRDAKALSEIRAILGEKGKNIKIISKIENQQGMTNLDEIIDASDGIMVARGDLGIEIPPEKVFLAQKCMISRCNKVGKPVICATQMLESMVKKPRATRAETSDVANAILDGADCVMLSGETAKGDYPLECVRTMANICKEAEAVIWQTQIFQDLTRKALPPIDATHAIGIAAVEVSVKCAASAIIVITTTGRSAHIVAKYRPRCPIIAVTRFHQVARQAHLYRGILPLYYEEAPLADWVKDVDVRVQCGLKFGKGRGFIKSGDSVVIVTGLKQGSGFTNTLRIVYVDIEVPRDDDACTIRSDTDSYESIM